Proteins from a genomic interval of Lolium perenne isolate Kyuss_39 chromosome 1, Kyuss_2.0, whole genome shotgun sequence:
- the LOC127319747 gene encoding uncharacterized protein has protein sequence MADASDPAADQNPKDAGPRVPEPRAGSNGETPEEEYEYEEVDEDELDGPAAAAVEREKVQSVLRRLSSDPVAIRVHDVIIRGNAKTKEQLIEAEAADILRAATTVQDLLEAAGQASARLRGLDVFDAVNITLDAGPPELPGTTNVVIEVVEAASPVTGNAGVYSKPEARSWSLEGALKLKNLAGYADIWDASVAYGWDQTSEVGVGVSVPRFKSIPTPLMARASLMSQDWLKFSSYKERALGLSLGLVSTRNHDLSYNLAWRTLTDPSQSASQSIRRQLGHNLLSALKYTYKIDHRDSHLRPTRGYAFHSASQVGGLWDNKGLKFFRQEFDVRAAVPFGFYNAALNFGLGAGVILPLGRGFLDSATPVTDRFNLGGHSSPVCSLGGISSLLGFRTRGVGPTEPRRLVPGESDSAAAPGRDYLGGDLAVSAFADLSFDLPLKVFRDAGIHGHAFVTAGNIAKLSEGNYKNFSLDEFRRSFRSTAGVGIILPTKLFRVEVNYCYILKQSEHDSGKTGIQFSFSSPH, from the exons ATGGCCGACGCTTCCGACCCCGCCGCCGACCAAAACCCTAAGGACGCCGGACCCCGCGTGCCGGAGCCCCGGGCCGGATCCAATGGCGAGACCCCCGAGGAGGAGTACGAGTACGAGGAGGTGGACGAGGACGAGCTGGACGGGCCGGCGGCCGCCGCCGTCGAGCGGGAGAAGGTGCAGTCCGTGCTCCGCAGGCTCTCCTCGGACCCCGTGGCGATCCGCGTCCACGACGTCATCATCAGGGGCAACGCCAAGACCAAGGAGCAGCTCATCGAGGCGGAGGCCGCCGACATcctccgcgccgccaccaccgtgcAGGACCTGCTGGAGGCCGCGGGCCAAGCCAGCGCGCGGCTCCGCGGGCTCGACGTCTTCGACGCCGTCAACATCACGCTCGACGCCGGCCCGCCCGAGCTGCCCGGCACCACCAACGTCGTCATCGAGGTCGTCGAGGCCGCCAGCCCCGTGACCGGCAACGCCGGCGTCTACTCCAAGCCCGAG GCAAGATCTTGGTCACTAGAAGGGGCTCTTAAGTTGAAGAATTTGGCTGGCTATGCCGACATCTGGGATGCTTCAGTTGCGTACGGTTGGGACCAAACATCAGAGGTTGGTGTTGGAGTCTCGGTACCAAGATTCAAGTCAATACCAACGCCCTTGATGGCTCGGGCATCATTGATGTCTCAAGATTGGCTGAAGTTCTCATCTTACAAGGAGCGCGCACTTGGTCTTTCACTTGGTTTGGTCTCAACCAGGAACCACGATCTGTCTTATAACCTTGCATGGCGTACCTTAACTGATCCATCACAAAGCGCGTCACAGTCCATAAGAAGACAGTTAGGGCACAACCTTCTATCTGCGTTGAAATATACATACAAGATTGATCATAGGGATTCACATCTCAGGCCAACGAGAGGATATGCATTTCACTCAGCCTCTCAAGTTGGTGGTCTTTGGGATAACAAGGGACTGAAATTTTTTCGCCAG GAGTTTGATGTCCGTGCTGCTGTGCCTTTTGGATTCTACAATGCTGCTCTCAATTTTGGTCTAGGAGCGGGTGTCATTTTGCCACTAGGAAGAGGATTTTTGGATTCTGCTACACCTGTGACTGATAGATTTAACCTCGGAGGCCATTCTTCTCCAGTTTGCAGCCTGGGTGGAATATCATCTTTGCTGGGTTTCAGAACTAGAGGAGTTGGCCCAACAGAACCACGTAGGCTTGTCCCTGGCGAGTCGGATTCTGCTGCTGCTCCAGGGAGGGATTACTTGGGTGGCGATCTTGCTGTTTCTGCCTTTGCTGACCTCTCTTTTGACCTGCCTCTGAAGGTATTCAGAGATGCTGGCATCCATGGCCATGCGTTTGTCACTGCTGGCAACATTGCGAAACTGTCGGAGGGTAATTATAAGAACTTCTCCCTCGATGAATTCCGGCGTTCTTTTAGGAGCACTGCTGGCGTTGGCATTATTCTGCCAACTAAACTCTTCAGAGTTGAG GTGAACTACTGCTACATTCTGAAGCAATCTGAGCACGATAGTGGGAAGACTGGAATTCAGTTCAGCTTCTCCTCGCCCCACTAG